A region of the Exiguobacterium aurantiacum DSM 6208 genome:
GTCGAGCTTTTCGTTCGCCTCGAACGGGTAAACGGTATATACAGGAATTTTGATTCAAGAAAGGAGAGGCACATGCTACCAGTGAAAAAGAATGACCGTCTCGACGTCGACATCCACGACCTCACCCACGAAGGGGCAGGTGTGGCGCGCGTCGACGGCTATACGTTGTTCGTCCCGAACGCGCTCCCAGGGGAGACGGTCGAGATCGTCGTGACGAAGACGAACAAACAGTACGGGTTCGCCCGCTTGATCGATGTGAAACAAGCGAGCGCGGACCGCGTCGAGCCGCCGTGCCCGATCTTTTATCAATGTGGGGGTTGTCAGCTCCAACACTTCAGCTATGACGGCCAGCTCCGCCAAAAACGGGACCGTGTCGTCGATGCGTTGAAGCGACTTGGCCAATTCGATGTGCCTGTCCACGAGACGATTGGCATGCCGGAACCGTGGCGATACCGCAACAAGGCACAAGTGCCGTTCAAAGACGAGGCCGGTCGCCTCGTCGCCGGATTCTATCGTCCGCGTTCGCACGATATCGTCGAGATGAAGGAATGCCTCATCCAAGACGAGCGCAATGACGAGGCCGTCCAAGTCGTCCGCGACGTGCTCGCGGCACACGATGTGCCGGCGTATGATGAGAAGACAGGGCGCGGTGTCATCCGCCACGTCATGGCCCGTTATGGATACCATTCGGGTGAACTGATGATCGTCCTCATCACGAAGACGACGAAAATCAAAGGCGTGAACGAGATCGTCGCCGACATCTTGAAGCGTCTCCCGAACGTGACGTCGATCATGCAAAACGTCAACCCGGACAAGACGAACGTCATCTTAGGGTCGACGAACAAACTCTTGTACGGTCATGAGACAATCGAGGACAAGATCGGCGGACTGACGTTCACGATTTCCCCGCACTCGTTCTTCCAGGTCAACCCGGTCCAAACGGAAAAACTTTACGGCAAGGCGCTTGAGTATGCGCAGTTGACCGGGACCGAGCAAGTCGTCGACGCCTATTGCGGCATCGGGACAATCAGTCTGTTTCTCGCGCGGAAAGCGGCGCACGTGTACGGCGTCGAAGTCGTACCGGAAGCGATCGAGGACGCGAAACAGAACGCGCTCGTCAATGAGATCGATAACGTGACGTACGCGTGTGGTGCGGCGGAAGATGTGTTGCCACAGTGGAAGAAAGATGGCATCAACCCGGACGTCATCGTCGTCGACCCACCGCGGAAAGGCTGTGCCGAGTCGTTCCTCGAGACGATGGTCGAGATGAGTCCGAAGCGGATCGTCTACGTGTCGTGTAACGTCGCGACGCAAGCGCGCGATATGCGTTACCTCGCAGACCGTGGCTACCGCCTCGTCGAAGTGACACCAGTCGACATGTTCCCGCATACGGCGCATGTCGAGACGGTGGCGTGGATGGAAAAAGTATAATAAAAACCCTTAGCTTTTCCGTTTTCATACGGTTCAGCTAAGGGCTATTTTATTGCCTTAATAATTAAAGCGCCTTTATAATCTTTGGGCTAGAACTCACGATTCATCGTAGTCTGTAGAGAACGGCTTCTCTTCATAGTTAGAAACGTTGTACGATCCAATTGTGCGATATTTTTCGGGAGAGGAATCGTTCTCTGCCAACTTGTTAGAGACATCAGTGGCCAAAGCGTCATTTATAATTCTGTGTAAATAGCTCGGGTCTGGAGCTTCGTTGATGGCAGCCATGACAAGTGCATTTCTAAGGTAACCGGCATTATTGGAAAGCAGTTCTGCATTAAAAGGCAAATTATGATGTTGAGCAAAAAGTTTCATAAAAACAGAAACAGTGCGGGTGTTCCCTTCACGGAAAGGATGGACCCGCCACAAGTCTGTCATTAGCTTAGCGAAATAGACAGGGAGGCGTATATTTTTATGCTCCCATTTGATTTCTTGTTGCCAATCAAAAATAGACTCTAAATTTGTTCGAATATGCTTAGAATCACTATAGATCACAGACAAACCGTCCAAAATTCGCTCATGTTTATAAATATTGATTGAACGAAATTCACCGGCCCACTCATACAGTTCATTAAATAGATGTCGATGGAGTTGTTGCAAAGAATGATAACTATCGAAATCCACTTCCGAAATGAATGACTCTACTTCTAATATGTTTGCAATGATGAGCTGTGCTTCAACAGTAATCAGTTGTTGTTCGTCAGTAATCCCAAGCTTATTTATAAGCACACTCGTGTTGGGGTATACGTAAGGATCCATTAGGATTGACGTGCTTTCGTGTACTTCTCCATAATGGCTTGCTTAAACTGGGCTGAAGTGATTTCGCCATCTTCATATCGCTCCAGCAATTTTTGTGTAAAAGGACTTGGTTTTCCCCCATCGATTGCGGCCATACCAACTGCAAATTTTACTTGTTTTTGACGTTCGATATATGAGTTCTGATCCATTTTTTTCACCCTTTTCACTTCGATTAACTTATTAGTAATTATATCATACACGACGAACTATAAAATCGTGTGCAACTTCTCGCGATTAGTATGAACTCGAAGGCAGCGGACGAGGCTTTGTGAAGAAAGTGCTGTGTTTCAATTGACGAATGTCTGAAAAGAATAACAATCATTCAGCGTGAACAAGGGAATAAGATAACGATTGAACGTCATATGGAGAAGGGGCGGGTTATAAAATTGATCAGCGAAGGAGGGCACTCGGTTTGAAACCATTGACTGAGTTGATTCAAGCATATACGTCGACCGTCAAACAAGGAGACATGCCGCTCGCGTATCGAGGTATCCTTGAATTTCTAGGGCACCTGCGATCTCGTTTCATGAAGAGTGGATACGAGGTGAGCGGTCTGTACCCAGGCTATATGGATATGTCTTACGTATCGGTAAACACATCGTCTTTGAAAGAGAGAGGGCTTAAAATCGCAGTTGTCTATCTCCATGGTACAGGGTGCTTTGAGGTGTGGTTGTCCGCTCGCAATAGGACACTGTCGGAACAGTACGCGACCACGTTTCAAACAGTACAAGGCTTCCATAACGATGAAAATCTAGATGCCATTCTTGAGCGCGCATTGACATCTTCTCCCGATTTTGATGAGCCGGAGCAGTTGGCTGAATTGATTGAGCGGGAAGTCGAACGGTTCATTCAAGATGTGGAAACAATACTCGAGGGAGGGCGCTGATGGATTGGATGGCCGAAGTAGAAATGAGACTGAAGCGAGGTAATCAACTTCTGTGTGCGAAAGACAATACGTTTTTGGAAACATCCGGCAGACGGGTATTTGATTCCTATAGGAGCGACAAATCTCTATAACCTGGTTTTGTCGCACGCTGTCAGTCAACGTAAGGCGCACCAGTAGAAGCAGCAAGGAAGGGTTGGTCAAAAACAGGATATGAGGAGATCGTGTAAATGATGAAACAGACTAAAATGACAACTGTAGATGAATACATTTTACAATTTCCTGTTGAGGTTCAAGCAATCCTCCAGACGCTGAGGAAGTTAGTAAAAGACATCTCCCCTGAGGCAGAAGAAAATATGAGTTACCAAATGCCCACGTATTATTTAAAAGGTAATTTGGTGCACTTTGCAGCATATAAAAATCATATTGGATTTTATCCAACTCCAGCAGGCATCGACGCTTTCAAAGATGAGTTATCCGACTACAAAAGTGCAAAAGGTTCTGTTCAGTTTCCGATTGATAAACCGATTCCTTTCGAATTAATAAAGAGGATAGTTGAGTTTAGAGTGAGTGAGATGAACGGTGACGCCGTAAAAAATAAAGAGTGACCGAGATATCGGCTTTATTTCCTGCCCACGAGATCGAAGTCGGTTGAAGTTACTAGAGAACTACGCGAAAACATGCAAAAAGACGGGCATTGAGGCCCGTCTTTTGTTTACAACACTTTACCGATCGCGGTTTCCCGTTCAGGAACTGCATCTTCACGCATCGCGTTGATTTCTTTATACTCGTTCGTATCTTTCCACAACTCGTCTTTCAACGGATTGAGTTTGTATTTGACGATCCGTGTCACTT
Encoded here:
- the rlmD gene encoding 23S rRNA (uracil(1939)-C(5))-methyltransferase RlmD, coding for MLPVKKNDRLDVDIHDLTHEGAGVARVDGYTLFVPNALPGETVEIVVTKTNKQYGFARLIDVKQASADRVEPPCPIFYQCGGCQLQHFSYDGQLRQKRDRVVDALKRLGQFDVPVHETIGMPEPWRYRNKAQVPFKDEAGRLVAGFYRPRSHDIVEMKECLIQDERNDEAVQVVRDVLAAHDVPAYDEKTGRGVIRHVMARYGYHSGELMIVLITKTTKIKGVNEIVADILKRLPNVTSIMQNVNPDKTNVILGSTNKLLYGHETIEDKIGGLTFTISPHSFFQVNPVQTEKLYGKALEYAQLTGTEQVVDAYCGIGTISLFLARKAAHVYGVEVVPEAIEDAKQNALVNEIDNVTYACGAAEDVLPQWKKDGINPDVIVVDPPRKGCAESFLETMVEMSPKRIVYVSCNVATQARDMRYLADRGYRLVEVTPVDMFPHTAHVETVAWMEKV
- a CDS encoding Fic/DOC family protein yields the protein MDPYVYPNTSVLINKLGITDEQQLITVEAQLIIANILEVESFISEVDFDSYHSLQQLHRHLFNELYEWAGEFRSINIYKHERILDGLSVIYSDSKHIRTNLESIFDWQQEIKWEHKNIRLPVYFAKLMTDLWRVHPFREGNTRTVSVFMKLFAQHHNLPFNAELLSNNAGYLRNALVMAAINEAPDPSYLHRIINDALATDVSNKLAENDSSPEKYRTIGSYNVSNYEEKPFSTDYDES
- a CDS encoding antitoxin VbhA family protein, which gives rise to MDQNSYIERQKQVKFAVGMAAIDGGKPSPFTQKLLERYEDGEITSAQFKQAIMEKYTKARQS
- a CDS encoding DUF7000 family protein, which produces MKPLTELIQAYTSTVKQGDMPLAYRGILEFLGHLRSRFMKSGYEVSGLYPGYMDMSYVSVNTSSLKERGLKIAVVYLHGTGCFEVWLSARNRTLSEQYATTFQTVQGFHNDENLDAILERALTSSPDFDEPEQLAELIEREVERFIQDVETILEGGR
- a CDS encoding iron chaperone, yielding MKQTKMTTVDEYILQFPVEVQAILQTLRKLVKDISPEAEENMSYQMPTYYLKGNLVHFAAYKNHIGFYPTPAGIDAFKDELSDYKSAKGSVQFPIDKPIPFELIKRIVEFRVSEMNGDAVKNKE